The window CTGCGGCGAGCACCGTCCACCGGACATGCGTGCTGTCGAATCCGGGGCAGTCGTGCGTTACACGGACGCGGCGGCCCTGCCCGAAGCGCTGTCCGGAGCCGACGCGCTCTTCGTCTACGACTTCCTCTCCACGGCCGTGCCGGGCGCCTGGCACACCGCCGATCGCCTGCGCTGGCTGCACATCGCGAGCGCGGGCGTCGACCCGGTGCTGTTCCCCGGGCTGGTGGAGAGCGACGTCGTCCTGACCAACTCGCGGGGCGTCTTCGACGACGCCATCGCGGAGTACGTGCTGGGCGTCATCCTGGCCTTCGCGAAGGACTTCGCGCGGTCGCACGACCTGCAGCGCGAGGGCCGCTGGCTGCACCGCGAGACCGAGCGGATCGCCGGGCGGGAGGTGGTGGTCGTCGGCACCGGCCCGATCGGCCGGGCGATCGCACGGCTGCTGCGAGCCGCCGGGATGCGGGTCAGCGGAGCCGGCCGCCGGGAGCGCACGGGGGACCCCGACTTCGGCGTCGTGCACGAGTCCTCGCGGCTCACCGAGTTCCTGCCGCACGCCGACTACGTCGTCGCCGTCGCGCCGCTGACCGAGCACACCAAGGGCATGTTCGACGCGCGCGCGTTCGCCGCGATGAAACCGTCGGCGCGGTTCGTCAACGTCGGCCGGGGCGAGCTGGTGGTGACGTCCGACCTGGTCGCGGCGCTCGAGAACCAGGCCATCGCCGGCGCCGCGCTCGACGTGTTCGACACCGAGCCGCTCCCGCCGGACAGCCCGCTGTGGACGATGCCGGACGTGCTGGTCTCGCCGCACATGTCCGGGGACTTCATCGGCTGGCGCAGCACGCTCGTCGAGGTGTTCACCGAGAACTTCCGCCGCTGGCGGGCTGGGGAGCCGCTGCGCAATGTCGTCGACAAGACGCTCGGCTACGTGCCGTCGGGGAACCAGGGAGCCGGATGAACGACAGGATGCTGACCGCCAGCGAGCTCGTCGCCGCCTACGCGACCGGTGAGCTGTCACCGATCGAGGCGACGCAGAACGCGCTGCAGGCCATCGAAGACCGTGACGGCGAGTGCAACGCGTACTGCCTCGTCGACGCCGACCGGGCGCTGGAGCAGGCCAAGGCGTCGGAGGTCCGCTGGCGGGACGGCAACCCCATCGGGTGGCTCGACGGCGTGCCGTCCTCGATCAAGGACATGTTCCTCACCCAGGGCTGGCCGACCGTCCGGGGCTCGAAGAGCATCGACCCGGACCAGCCGTGGGACGTTGACAGCCCGGTCGCCGCGCGGATGCGCGAAGCCGGCCTGGTGGTGCTGGGCAAGACGACCACGCCCGAGATCGCCTGGAAGGGCGTCACCGACAGTCCATTGCAGGGCATCACCCGCAATCCGGTCGACCCGTCGAAGACCGCGGGTGGGTCGAGCGGCGGCAGTGCCGCGGCCGTCGCGGCCGGGATGGGCGAGCTGTCCGTCGGAACCGACGGCGGCGGCTCGGTGCGGATCCCGGCGTCGTTCTGCGGGATCGTCGGGCTGAAGCCGACCCACGGCCGGATCCCGCTGTTCCCGGCGAGCCCGTTCGGCCCGCTCTCGCACGCCGGCCCGATGGCGCGTTCGGTGGACGACACCGCACTGCTGCTGGACGTCCTGTCGATGCCCGACCACCGCGACCCGGCCGCCCTGGCGCCGCCGGTGGGGTCGTTCCGCGAGGCCGTCCGCCGGGACGTCCGCGGCCTGATCGCGGCGTTCTCGCCGACGCTCGGCTACGTCGACGTCGACCCGGAGATCGCGGCGATCGTCGCGGCGGCGGTGCGCGCACTCGGTGACGCGGGCCTGCACATCGAGGAGACCGACCCGGGGTTCGCCGATCCCAAGCCGGCGTTCGACATCCTGTGGTCGTCGGGGGCGGCGAAGCTGCTCGACACGTTCCCGCCGGGCTCCGAGGAGCGGACGGACCCGGGCCTGCGCAAGGTGTGGGAGCTCGGCAAGACGTGGAGCGCGAGCGACTACCTCGACGCGACGGCCGAGCGCGCCGCGCTGGGCATCCTGATGGGCGAGTTCCACACGCGCTACGACGTGCTGATCACCCCGACCGTCCCGATCGCGGCGTTCGAGGCGGGGCACGACGTGCCGCCGGGCAGCGGGCTGAGCGAGTGGCCGGAGTGGACGCCGTTCACGTACCCGTTCAACATGACCCAGCAGCCGGCGATCAGCGTCCCGGCCGGCCGGACGTCGGCGGGGTTGCCGGTGGGCCTGCAGATCGTCGGGCCGCGGCACTCGGACGACCTCGTGCTGGCGGTGGCGAAGCTCCTGGAGGAAGTCCGGCCGTGGACGCCGGCCTGACCACACGTGAGGGTGAACCCGGGGCCGAGGTGGCGGAAGCTGTGCCACTGTCGGCCCCGTGAACGCTGAAGGCTGGCGGTACGAGCGCGCCATTCCGACCGTCGACGACGCGGGCGAGCCGACCCGGGTGGTGGTGGGCTTGGTCGAGCAGGGCGACCGCTTGACCGCGGCACTCCGCGTGGACGACGGCAAGGCAGCGCTGGTCTCCCTGGAGACGGGCGGTGAGCTGCTGAAGGCGCTCCGGGAGACGCTGGAGAGCTGGTGGCGGCTGGACGGCCACCGCGACCGGACCCCGGAACCCCGCGCGGGTCGCTAGCTGTACTGGGGGACGCGGCTGCGGAGGGTCCACATGCGACCGAGGGCGGGGACGACTGCGCCGCACCAGGCGGCTTGCCTGGGTCAGGAGGGCAAGGTCGTCAGCGTGGGCCTGCCGGATCTGCTCCTGGCGTGACCGGTGCGCGGCGGACCAGTCCGCGCACCTGCGGGTTGAGCAGCACGACCGCTGTCGCGCCGATGACCAGGGCCGCGCCGCCGAAGAGCGTTGCCGGACGGCCGGCGTGCTCGGCCAGGGGGCCCGCGGCGATCTGGCCGAGCGGCATCGCGACGAACGAGCCGAGCATGTCGTAGGAATACACGCGCGCGAGCTTCTCGGGCGGGATGTTCTCCTGCAGTGACACGTCCCAGGCGACCCCGAACTGCTCGATCGCGACTCCGGAAAGGAACATCGCGAGCAGCAGCGGCAGCAGGGAGGGGGTCTTGCCGAGGGCGAGCATCGGCAGCGCGTCGACCGCCACGAGGGCGACCCCGATCAGCAGCATCCGCCGTGGCTGCCAGTGCGCGGCGAGGACCCCGCCGAGCAGCGCGCCGGTGGTCTGCACCGCCAGCGCGAGGCCCCAGCCGGTGCGGCCGAAGGTGTCGTCGGCGACCAGGGGGCCGATCACGAGCAGCGCGCCCGCGTTCACCGCGTTGACGATCATGAACTGCAGCACCACCAGCCACACCCACGACCGCGCGCGGAACTCCCGCCAGCCTTCGGCGAGCTCCGCAATCGGACGGCTGCCGGGAATGCGTTCGCCGCCGGGCAGCTTGATCCGGCGGTAGGAGAAGGCGGCGGCGAGGAACAGGACGGCGTTCCCGGCGAGTGCCCACCCGGACCCGGCGAACGCGACGAGGATCCCCGCGAGGCCGGCCCCGGCGATGCGGCCGGCGTTGGAGAGCAGCCGGACCAGCGCGTTCGCCTGGGCGAGCAGCGGCGTGGGCACGGTCAACGGGGTGAGCGACGCGGCCGCGGGCAGCGAGAT of the Amycolatopsis sp. NBC_01488 genome contains:
- a CDS encoding D-2-hydroxyacid dehydrogenase gives rise to the protein MIASENREAPVLAVLCGEHRPPDMRAVESGAVVRYTDAAALPEALSGADALFVYDFLSTAVPGAWHTADRLRWLHIASAGVDPVLFPGLVESDVVLTNSRGVFDDAIAEYVLGVILAFAKDFARSHDLQREGRWLHRETERIAGREVVVVGTGPIGRAIARLLRAAGMRVSGAGRRERTGDPDFGVVHESSRLTEFLPHADYVVAVAPLTEHTKGMFDARAFAAMKPSARFVNVGRGELVVTSDLVAALENQAIAGAALDVFDTEPLPPDSPLWTMPDVLVSPHMSGDFIGWRSTLVEVFTENFRRWRAGEPLRNVVDKTLGYVPSGNQGAG
- a CDS encoding amidase — translated: MNDRMLTASELVAAYATGELSPIEATQNALQAIEDRDGECNAYCLVDADRALEQAKASEVRWRDGNPIGWLDGVPSSIKDMFLTQGWPTVRGSKSIDPDQPWDVDSPVAARMREAGLVVLGKTTTPEIAWKGVTDSPLQGITRNPVDPSKTAGGSSGGSAAAVAAGMGELSVGTDGGGSVRIPASFCGIVGLKPTHGRIPLFPASPFGPLSHAGPMARSVDDTALLLDVLSMPDHRDPAALAPPVGSFREAVRRDVRGLIAAFSPTLGYVDVDPEIAAIVAAAVRALGDAGLHIEETDPGFADPKPAFDILWSSGAAKLLDTFPPGSEERTDPGLRKVWELGKTWSASDYLDATAERAALGILMGEFHTRYDVLITPTVPIAAFEAGHDVPPGSGLSEWPEWTPFTYPFNMTQQPAISVPAGRTSAGLPVGLQIVGPRHSDDLVLAVAKLLEEVRPWTPA
- a CDS encoding MFS transporter, which encodes MTTPLLAPLREPRFRALVTGRTFADFANAVAPFALAFAVVDLTGSAVDLGIVVGARSIANVLLVLFGGMLADRLPRSVILQGTETAAALTQAAIAASVLCGFASVPLLVGLSLVNGAVSAISLPAAASLTPLTVPTPLLAQANALVRLLSNAGRIAGAGLAGILVAFAGSGWALAGNAVLFLAAAFSYRRIKLPGGERIPGSRPIAELAEGWREFRARSWVWLVVLQFMIVNAVNAGALLVIGPLVADDTFGRTGWGLALAVQTTGALLGGVLAAHWQPRRMLLIGVALVAVDALPMLALGKTPSLLPLLLAMFLSGVAIEQFGVAWDVSLQENIPPEKLARVYSYDMLGSFVAMPLGQIAAGPLAEHAGRPATLFGGAALVIGATAVVLLNPQVRGLVRRAPVTPGADPAGPR